A genomic region of Herbaspirillum sp. DW155 contains the following coding sequences:
- the yajC gene encoding preprotein translocase subunit YajC translates to MGNLASFLPIILMFVVLYFLMIRPQMKRQKEQKAMMDALGKGDEVVTSGGLLGRITKVADGYITIEVAEGTEVIVQKGAVTTLLPKGTIKGL, encoded by the coding sequence ATGGGCAACCTGGCCAGCTTCCTGCCGATCATCCTGATGTTCGTGGTCCTGTACTTCCTGATGATCCGCCCGCAGATGAAGCGTCAGAAAGAACAGAAAGCCATGATGGATGCACTGGGCAAGGGCGACGAAGTCGTCACCTCCGGTGGTCTCCTGGGCCGCATCACCAAGGTGGCCGATGGCTACATCACCATCGAAGTGGCCGAAGGCACCGAAGTCATCGTGCAGAAGGGCGCCGTGACCACCCTGCTGCCCAAGGGCACCATCAAGGGCCTGTAA
- the secD gene encoding protein translocase subunit SecD has protein sequence MNRYSLWKYALIVLALLFGVIYTVPNFFGESPAVQISSAKSTLKVEPAVAGRVDQILKQGNLGAESVAFDNSGSQPSVRARFASTDIQFKAKALLEKELNTDPSDPTYIVAFNLLPNTPQWLQSLHAFPMYLGLDLRGGVHFLMQVDIKAVLNKRLQGLQASVRSLLRDKNIRHSGINRVGDSIEISFRDADTRNKARAALGELQEMLLTDAGSGDDLKLVATLRPEALKQTQEDGVKQNISTLSKRVNELGVAEPLIQRQGADRIVVELPGVQDVSRAKDIIGRTATLEVRMVDESVVRGTEETSAIPFGSELFKIGKGAPVVLNKEPVLTGDYISNASASFDENHQPAVSIDLNGDGGRKMREATRDKVGKAMAIVLFEKGKGEVLTVATIRSELGSRFQITGMGSPEAASDLALLLRAGSLAAPMDIIEERTIGPQLGADNIKKGFDSVLYGFLAMAIFMVIYYQLFGFFSALALSVNVLLLVALLSTLQVTLTLPGIAAIALALGMAIDSNVLINERIREELRAGNSPQAAIAAGFDRAWATILDSNVTTLIAGLALLIFGSGAIRGFAVVHCLGILTSMFSAVFFSRGVVNLWYGRKKRLSGLAIGQIWKPEGEVLSTSGKASAKRDAK, from the coding sequence ATGAATCGTTACTCTCTCTGGAAATACGCACTGATCGTCCTGGCCCTGCTGTTCGGCGTGATCTATACCGTCCCGAACTTCTTCGGCGAATCCCCCGCGGTGCAGATCAGCAGTGCCAAGTCGACCCTGAAGGTCGAGCCTGCCGTGGCCGGCCGTGTCGATCAGATCCTGAAACAAGGCAATCTCGGCGCAGAGAGTGTGGCGTTCGACAACAGCGGCTCGCAACCCTCGGTGCGCGCCCGCTTTGCCAGCACCGACATCCAGTTCAAGGCCAAGGCCCTGCTGGAAAAGGAACTCAATACCGACCCCAGCGACCCGACCTACATCGTCGCCTTCAACCTGCTGCCCAACACGCCGCAATGGCTGCAAAGCCTGCATGCCTTCCCCATGTACCTGGGCCTGGACCTGCGCGGTGGCGTGCACTTCCTGATGCAGGTCGACATCAAGGCGGTCCTGAACAAGCGCCTGCAAGGCCTGCAAGCCAGCGTACGCAGCCTGCTGCGTGACAAGAACATCCGCCACAGCGGCATCAACCGCGTGGGCGACAGCATCGAGATTTCCTTCCGCGATGCCGATACCCGCAACAAGGCCCGCGCCGCCCTGGGCGAACTGCAGGAAATGCTGCTGACCGACGCCGGCAGCGGCGATGACCTGAAGCTGGTCGCCACCCTGCGCCCGGAAGCCCTGAAGCAGACCCAGGAAGATGGCGTCAAGCAGAACATCAGCACCCTGTCCAAGCGCGTCAACGAGCTGGGCGTGGCCGAGCCGCTGATCCAGCGCCAGGGCGCCGACCGCATCGTGGTCGAGCTGCCGGGCGTGCAGGACGTTTCGCGCGCCAAGGACATCATCGGCCGTACCGCCACCCTGGAAGTGCGCATGGTCGATGAGAGCGTGGTGCGCGGCACCGAAGAAACCTCGGCCATTCCGTTCGGCTCCGAACTGTTCAAGATCGGCAAGGGTGCGCCCGTGGTCCTGAACAAGGAACCGGTGCTCACCGGCGACTACATCTCCAACGCCTCGGCCAGCTTCGATGAAAACCACCAGCCGGCGGTGAGCATCGACCTGAACGGCGATGGCGGCCGCAAGATGCGCGAAGCCACCCGCGACAAGGTGGGCAAGGCCATGGCCATCGTCCTGTTTGAAAAGGGCAAGGGCGAAGTCCTGACCGTGGCCACCATCCGCTCCGAACTGGGTTCGCGCTTCCAGATCACCGGCATGGGTTCGCCCGAAGCCGCCAGCGACCTGGCCCTGCTGCTGCGTGCCGGTTCGCTGGCCGCGCCGATGGACATCATCGAAGAACGCACCATCGGCCCGCAACTGGGTGCCGACAACATCAAGAAGGGTTTTGACTCGGTGCTGTATGGCTTCCTGGCCATGGCCATCTTCATGGTGATCTACTACCAGCTGTTCGGTTTCTTCAGTGCACTGGCCCTGTCGGTGAACGTGCTGCTGCTGGTGGCGCTGCTGTCCACGCTGCAGGTCACGCTGACCCTGCCGGGTATCGCCGCCATTGCGCTGGCACTCGGTATGGCGATCGACTCCAACGTGCTGATCAACGAGCGCATCCGTGAAGAACTGCGCGCCGGCAATTCGCCGCAGGCCGCCATTGCGGCCGGTTTCGACCGCGCCTGGGCGACGATTCTGGACTCCAACGTGACCACCCTGATCGCCGGCCTGGCGCTGCTGATCTTCGGTTCCGGCGCCATTCGCGGCTTTGCCGTGGTGCACTGCCTGGGCATCCTGACCTCGATGTTCTCGGCCGTGTTCTTCTCGCGCGGCGTGGTCAACCTCTGGTACGGCCGCAAGAAGCGTCTGTCGGGCCTGGCCATCGGGCAGATCTGGAAGCCCGAGGGCGAGGTGCTTTCCACCTCCGGCAAGGCCTCGGCCAAGCGCGACGCCAAGTAA
- the secF gene encoding protein translocase subunit SecF — MEFFRIKKDIPFMRHALIFNAISALTFVAAVFFLFSKGLHFSIEFTGGTVMEVAYNKPADLEKIRKSIEGLGYRDTLVQSFGTAQDVMIRLPAQAGVNASQQSEKVNAALRADDPDVRLQRVEFVGPQVGDELAHDGLLALGMVVVGIVIYLAFRFEWKFAVAAVIANLHDIIIILGFFAFFQWEFSLTVLAAILAVLGYSVNESVVVFDRVREAFRDRRFGKLSAPEVLNHAITSTMSRTVITHGSTEMMVLAMFFFGGPTLHYFALALTIGILFGIYSSVFVAAALAMWLGVKREDLIKPVKVKDENGGAVV; from the coding sequence ATGGAATTTTTCCGCATCAAAAAAGACATTCCCTTCATGCGTCATGCCCTGATCTTCAATGCGATCTCGGCACTGACCTTCGTGGCCGCGGTGTTCTTCCTGTTCTCCAAGGGATTGCACTTCTCCATCGAATTCACCGGCGGCACGGTCATGGAAGTGGCCTACAACAAGCCGGCCGACCTGGAAAAGATCCGCAAGTCCATTGAAGGACTGGGTTACCGCGACACCCTGGTGCAAAGCTTCGGCACTGCCCAGGACGTGATGATCCGCCTGCCCGCGCAAGCCGGCGTGAACGCCAGCCAGCAGAGCGAAAAGGTCAACGCCGCCCTGCGTGCCGATGATCCGGACGTGCGCCTGCAGCGCGTGGAATTCGTCGGTCCCCAGGTCGGCGACGAGCTGGCCCACGACGGCCTGCTGGCGCTGGGCATGGTGGTGGTGGGCATCGTGATCTACCTGGCCTTCCGCTTCGAATGGAAGTTCGCGGTGGCGGCGGTGATCGCCAACCTGCACGACATCATCATCATCCTGGGCTTCTTCGCCTTCTTCCAGTGGGAGTTTTCGCTGACCGTGCTGGCCGCCATCCTGGCCGTGCTGGGTTACTCGGTCAACGAATCGGTGGTGGTGTTCGACCGTGTGCGCGAAGCCTTCCGTGACCGCCGCTTCGGCAAGCTCTCCGCGCCCGAAGTGCTGAACCACGCCATCACCAGCACCATGTCGCGTACCGTCATCACCCACGGCAGTACCGAAATGATGGTGCTGGCGATGTTCTTCTTCGGTGGCCCCACGCTGCACTACTTCGCACTGGCGCTGACCATCGGCATCCTGTTCGGTATCTATTCCTCGGTGTTCGTGGCGGCAGCCCTGGCCATGTGGCTGGGCGTGAAGCGCGAAGACCTGATCAAGCCCGTCAAGGTCAAGGACGAGAACGGCGGCGCGGTGGTCTGA
- the tcdA gene encoding tRNA cyclic N6-threonylcarbamoyladenosine(37) synthase TcdA: MNTSIDLNDIDYERRFGGVARLYGAAALQRFRQARVCVVGVGGVGSWIVEALARSAIGHLTLIDLDNLAESNVNRQIHALTTTLGQAKVTALHERIRQINPTCVVTEVEDFVDPENVEQMLGGGRFDYVIDAIDNAPAKVAMIAWCRKNGMPMVTIGSAGGQIDPTRIEIRDLCRTEQEPLLAKVRKRLRSQHGFPRGTKNKFHIDAVFSTEPLRFPELAEGEACEVVPAEDMDVGEDAADNTQAGVTGLNCAGFGSAMVVTATFGLVAAAHVLKKLAEQAGAQPQ, translated from the coding sequence ATGAACACATCCATCGATCTGAACGATATCGACTATGAGCGCCGCTTCGGCGGCGTCGCCCGCCTGTATGGTGCCGCCGCCCTGCAACGCTTCCGCCAGGCGCGGGTTTGCGTGGTCGGGGTCGGGGGCGTGGGCTCGTGGATCGTCGAAGCGCTGGCGCGCAGCGCCATCGGCCACCTCACCCTGATCGACCTGGACAACCTGGCCGAATCCAACGTCAACCGCCAGATCCATGCCTTGACGACCACGCTGGGCCAGGCCAAGGTGACGGCGCTGCATGAGCGCATCCGCCAGATCAACCCGACCTGCGTGGTCACCGAGGTGGAGGATTTCGTCGATCCGGAGAATGTGGAACAGATGCTGGGCGGTGGCCGTTTCGATTACGTCATCGACGCCATCGACAATGCGCCCGCCAAGGTGGCCATGATCGCCTGGTGCCGCAAGAACGGTATGCCCATGGTCACCATCGGCAGTGCGGGCGGGCAGATCGATCCGACCCGGATTGAAATCCGCGACCTCTGCCGCACCGAGCAGGAACCGCTGCTGGCCAAGGTGCGCAAGCGCTTGCGTTCACAGCATGGTTTTCCGCGCGGGACCAAGAACAAATTCCACATTGATGCGGTGTTTTCCACCGAGCCGCTGCGCTTTCCTGAACTGGCCGAAGGCGAAGCATGTGAAGTCGTTCCGGCTGAGGACATGGACGTGGGCGAGGATGCCGCCGACAACACGCAAGCCGGCGTCACCGGCCTGAACTGCGCCGGCTTCGGCTCGGCCATGGTGGTCACGGCCACCTTCGGGCTGGTGGCCGCTGCGCATGTGTTGAAGAAACTGGCCGAGCAGGCCGGCGCCCAGCCACAGTGA
- a CDS encoding DMT family transporter: MRSNTILQGIFYGALAGAAWGLVFLAPELTRAFSPWQLTAGRYLAYGLFAALLIAPRIGKLLPHLGRAEWRELVWLSLLGNVVYYVFLASAVQLGGMAMTSLVIGFLPVAVSIIGSRGHGAVPLRKLAPSLVLGLAGIACVAWQSLAGAAGGDMKESVIGFFCALAALISWTTYAVGNSRWLARLHEVSAHDWNLLIGVVTGLLSLFIAVPAFTVMLQPHPGSEWMHFVAVSAGVAIFASLFGNACWNKASRLLPLTMIGQMILFETLFALLYGFLWEQRWPTLLEIAAMLLVTVSVLLCVSAHRVDEGGGH, translated from the coding sequence ATGCGTTCCAACACGATCCTGCAAGGCATCTTCTATGGCGCGCTGGCCGGCGCCGCCTGGGGCCTGGTGTTCCTGGCGCCTGAACTGACCCGCGCCTTCTCGCCCTGGCAACTGACGGCCGGGCGCTATCTCGCCTATGGCCTCTTCGCCGCCCTCCTGATTGCGCCGCGCATCGGCAAACTGCTGCCGCACCTGGGCCGCGCCGAATGGCGTGAGCTGGTGTGGCTGAGCCTGCTGGGCAATGTGGTCTATTACGTGTTCCTGGCCAGTGCCGTGCAACTGGGCGGCATGGCCATGACCTCGCTGGTGATCGGCTTCCTGCCGGTGGCGGTGAGCATCATCGGCAGCCGCGGCCATGGTGCGGTCCCGCTGCGCAAGCTGGCGCCTTCGCTGGTCCTGGGCCTGGCCGGGATCGCCTGCGTGGCGTGGCAGTCGCTGGCAGGGGCGGCTGGGGGAGATATGAAGGAAAGTGTCATCGGCTTCTTCTGCGCCCTGGCCGCATTGATCTCCTGGACCACCTATGCGGTCGGCAACAGCCGCTGGCTGGCGCGCCTGCATGAAGTTTCTGCGCATGACTGGAACCTGCTGATCGGCGTGGTCACGGGGCTGCTGTCGCTGTTCATTGCAGTGCCCGCCTTCACGGTGATGCTGCAGCCGCATCCGGGCAGCGAGTGGATGCATTTCGTGGCGGTGTCGGCGGGGGTGGCGATCTTTGCTTCGCTCTTCGGCAATGCCTGCTGGAACAAGGCCAGCCGCTTGCTGCCGCTGACCATGATCGGGCAGATGATCCTGTTCGAGACCCTCTTCGCCCTGCTCTACGGCTTCCTTTGGGAACAGCGCTGGCCGACGCTGCTGGAGATCGCGGCCATGCTGCTGGTGACCGTGAGCGTATTGCTGTGCGTGTCGGCGCACCGGGTCGATGAGGGCGGCGGGCACTGA
- a CDS encoding DUF4337 domain-containing protein, with amino-acid sequence MTETTENLEHAEHAHASGNKKLALLIAILALVLAITETLSKSYQTEVILKTQEAANLWSFFQAKSVRGNAAQLSKQQLILLGNPKDERVNAAIAKLDDAIAHYDSDEKTGEGKKELSHKAREAEHEAHAYMEKYEKMEMAAGMLQVAIVLASATIITGVAVLAYLSMGIGVVALAFVGAGLFGSMI; translated from the coding sequence ATGACGGAAACCACCGAAAACCTGGAACACGCCGAACACGCCCACGCCTCCGGCAACAAGAAGCTGGCCCTGCTCATCGCCATCCTGGCGCTGGTGCTGGCCATTACTGAAACCCTGTCCAAGTCTTATCAGACCGAAGTCATCCTCAAGACGCAGGAGGCCGCCAACCTGTGGTCCTTCTTCCAGGCCAAGTCGGTGCGTGGCAATGCGGCGCAGCTGTCCAAGCAGCAGCTGATCCTGCTGGGCAATCCCAAGGATGAGCGCGTCAATGCCGCCATCGCCAAGCTGGATGACGCCATCGCCCACTACGACAGCGATGAAAAGACCGGCGAAGGCAAGAAGGAGCTGTCGCACAAGGCGCGCGAAGCCGAGCATGAAGCCCATGCCTACATGGAGAAATACGAAAAGATGGAAATGGCGGCCGGCATGCTGCAAGTGGCCATCGTGCTGGCCTCGGCCACCATCATCACGGGCGTGGCCGTGCTGGCCTATCTGTCGATGGGCATCGGCGTGGTGGCGCTGGCCTTCGTGGGTGCAGGATTGTTTGGCTCGATGATCTGA
- the katG gene encoding catalase/peroxidase HPI, with amino-acid sequence MSNEAKCPFNHTAGGGTSNRDWWPKQLRLDLLAQHSSKSNPMGEEFNYAEAFKSLDLAAVKADLAKVMTDSQDWWPADFGHYGPLFVRMAWHSAGTYRIGDGRGGAGRGQQRFAPLNSWPDNVNLDKARRLLWPVKQKYGNKISWADLLILTGNVALETMGFKTFGFAGGREDVWEPDLDVYWGTETTWLGGDDRYGKGKTGASHGEITADADRHGNEQSRTAPTGRNLENPLAAVQMGLIYVNPEGPEGNPDPVAAAHDIRETFARMAMNDEETVALIAGGHTFGKTHGAGDAKHVGREPEGNDLESQGLGWKSSFGSGVGGDTISSGLEVTWTQTPAQWSNYFFENLFKYEWELTKSPAGAHQWVAKGADAVIPHAHGGAPLLPTMLTTDLSLRFDPAYEKISRRFLEHPDQFADAFARAWFKLTHRDLGPRSRYLGPEVPAEELIWQDPLPKAEGAPIDAADVAALKAKVLASGLSVSELVSTAWASASTFRGGDMRGGANGARIRLAPQKDWAANQPAQLAKVLKVLEGIQAGFNQGAKKVSLADLIVLAGSAAVEKAAKDAGVAVTVPFSAGRVDASQEQTDVDSFAPLEPVVDGFRNFQKQRYAVRAEDMLIDKAQQLTLTAPEMTVLIGGLRVLGNTVGGSTKGVFTAQVGVLTNDFFVNLLDMGTEWKSTSPAQEEFEGRDRKSGAVKWTGTRVDLVFGSNAVLRALAEVYASADAKEKFVRDFVAAWVKVMDLDRYDLKK; translated from the coding sequence ATGTCGAATGAAGCCAAGTGCCCCTTCAACCATACCGCCGGCGGCGGCACCAGCAACCGCGACTGGTGGCCCAAGCAGCTCCGTCTGGACCTGCTGGCCCAGCATTCTTCCAAGTCCAATCCCATGGGCGAGGAGTTCAATTACGCCGAGGCCTTCAAGAGCCTGGACCTGGCGGCCGTGAAGGCCGACCTGGCCAAGGTGATGACCGATTCGCAGGACTGGTGGCCGGCCGACTTCGGGCACTATGGCCCGCTGTTCGTCCGCATGGCCTGGCACAGTGCCGGCACCTATCGCATCGGCGATGGCCGTGGCGGTGCCGGCCGCGGCCAGCAGCGCTTTGCGCCCTTGAACAGCTGGCCCGACAACGTGAACCTGGACAAGGCGCGCCGCCTGCTGTGGCCGGTCAAACAGAAATACGGCAACAAGATTTCCTGGGCCGACCTGCTGATCCTGACCGGCAACGTCGCGCTGGAAACCATGGGCTTCAAGACCTTCGGCTTCGCTGGTGGCCGTGAAGACGTATGGGAACCGGACCTGGACGTGTACTGGGGCACGGAAACCACCTGGCTGGGCGGCGACGACCGCTACGGCAAGGGCAAGACCGGCGCCAGCCACGGCGAGATCACCGCCGACGCGGACCGTCACGGCAATGAGCAGAGCCGCACCGCGCCCACCGGCCGCAACCTGGAAAACCCGCTGGCGGCCGTGCAGATGGGCCTGATCTACGTGAACCCGGAAGGTCCGGAAGGCAACCCCGATCCGGTCGCCGCCGCCCATGACATCCGCGAAACCTTCGCCCGCATGGCGATGAACGATGAAGAAACCGTGGCCCTGATCGCCGGCGGCCACACCTTCGGCAAGACCCACGGTGCAGGCGATGCCAAGCACGTGGGCCGTGAGCCGGAAGGCAACGACCTGGAAAGCCAGGGCCTGGGCTGGAAGAGCAGCTTCGGCAGCGGCGTCGGTGGCGACACCATCAGCTCCGGCCTCGAAGTGACCTGGACCCAGACCCCGGCCCAGTGGAGCAATTATTTCTTCGAGAACCTGTTCAAGTACGAATGGGAACTGACCAAGAGCCCGGCCGGTGCCCATCAGTGGGTGGCCAAGGGCGCCGATGCGGTGATCCCGCACGCCCACGGCGGCGCACCGCTGCTTCCGACCATGCTGACGACGGACTTGTCGCTGCGCTTCGATCCGGCTTATGAAAAGATCTCGCGCCGCTTCCTGGAGCACCCCGACCAGTTCGCCGACGCCTTCGCCCGCGCCTGGTTCAAGCTGACCCACCGCGATCTGGGCCCGCGTTCGCGCTACCTCGGTCCGGAAGTGCCGGCCGAAGAACTGATCTGGCAAGACCCGCTGCCCAAGGCAGAAGGTGCGCCTATCGACGCGGCTGATGTGGCGGCCTTGAAGGCCAAGGTCCTGGCCTCGGGCCTGTCGGTGTCCGAACTGGTCTCCACCGCCTGGGCTTCGGCCTCCACCTTCCGTGGCGGCGACATGCGCGGTGGTGCCAACGGTGCCCGCATCCGCCTGGCCCCGCAAAAGGACTGGGCGGCCAACCAGCCGGCCCAGCTGGCCAAGGTGCTCAAGGTGCTGGAAGGCATCCAGGCTGGTTTCAACCAGGGTGCCAAGAAGGTTTCGCTGGCTGACCTGATCGTGCTGGCCGGTAGCGCTGCCGTTGAAAAGGCGGCCAAGGATGCCGGCGTGGCGGTCACGGTGCCTTTCAGCGCTGGCCGTGTCGATGCCTCGCAGGAACAGACCGACGTGGACTCGTTCGCACCGCTGGAACCTGTCGTCGATGGCTTCCGCAACTTCCAGAAGCAGCGCTATGCCGTGCGCGCCGAAGACATGCTGATCGACAAGGCACAGCAGCTGACCCTGACGGCGCCGGAAATGACGGTCCTCATCGGTGGGTTGCGCGTGCTGGGCAATACGGTCGGCGGCAGCACCAAGGGTGTGTTCACCGCGCAGGTCGGCGTGCTGACCAATGACTTCTTCGTCAATCTGCTGGACATGGGGACCGAGTGGAAGTCCACCTCGCCCGCCCAGGAAGAGTTCGAAGGCCGCGACCGCAAGAGCGGCGCCGTCAAGTGGACCGGCACACGCGTGGATCTGGTGTTCGGCTCCAACGCCGTGCTGCGCGCCCTGGCCGAAGTCTATGCCAGCGCAGACGCCAAGGAAAAGTTCGTCAGGGACTTCGTGGCAGCGTGGGTCAAGGTGATGGATCTGGATCGCTATGACCTGAAGAAGTAA
- a CDS encoding phosphonate degradation HD-domain oxygenase, translated as MALSLDDIAQLFTRHGHTQYTGEPVTQLEHALQSALLAEQEGAAPGLIVASLLHDLGHLLEDLGDTPTLSGIDDLHQYRVLPFLRGVFDESVLAPIALHVDAKRYLCATDPGYFSQLSADSVRSLQLQGGIFDVEQAAAFIDRPYAADAVRLRRWDDRAKTAGLPTPDYAHFAGYFSQCLHQPGKPSRSQAR; from the coding sequence ATGGCCCTGAGTCTGGATGACATTGCCCAGCTGTTCACACGGCACGGCCACACCCAATACACCGGTGAACCCGTCACGCAACTGGAGCATGCCCTGCAATCGGCGTTGCTGGCCGAGCAGGAGGGCGCCGCGCCCGGCCTGATCGTGGCCAGTCTCTTGCACGACCTCGGGCACCTGCTGGAAGACCTGGGCGACACGCCCACGCTGTCCGGTATCGACGATCTGCACCAGTACCGCGTGCTGCCTTTCCTGCGCGGGGTGTTCGACGAGTCGGTACTGGCGCCCATTGCGCTGCACGTCGATGCCAAGCGCTACCTGTGCGCGACCGATCCGGGCTATTTCTCCCAGCTCTCGGCGGATTCCGTGCGCAGCCTGCAACTGCAGGGCGGGATATTCGATGTGGAACAGGCCGCCGCTTTCATCGACCGCCCCTATGCTGCAGACGCCGTACGCCTGCGGCGCTGGGACGACCGCGCCAAGACGGCCGGACTGCCCACGCCCGACTACGCGCACTTTGCCGGCTACTTCAGCCAGTGCCTGCATCAGCCCGGCAAGCCGAGCCGTTCTCAGGCCAGATAG
- a CDS encoding AraC family transcriptional regulator, which translates to MIVPPSPHPAPALPVAQLHLRSYGEESLTHRHDFAQLVLPLAGHLAMDIAGREGLADTATAAFVEPGARHATRAGGENRSLVLDLAPATVSSLQLEALAQRPFLPLSRATGKLVEFMAVALADTHAGAATLQHWVPLLLDTLTQQAPQARSRLRLMLARVEARAAHPWTVAQMADLAAISPSRLHEWFRAELDTSPRAWLAEVRVAQACQLLRTSRLPLAQIAQRCGYGDQSAMTHALRKLRGTTPSAYRKSYLA; encoded by the coding sequence ATGATTGTTCCGCCATCTCCGCATCCCGCCCCTGCCCTGCCCGTGGCGCAGTTGCACCTGCGCAGCTACGGCGAGGAGTCGCTGACGCACCGGCATGATTTTGCGCAGCTGGTGCTGCCCTTGGCGGGCCATCTGGCCATGGACATCGCTGGCCGCGAAGGCCTGGCCGACACTGCCACGGCGGCCTTCGTCGAACCGGGTGCACGGCATGCCACCCGCGCCGGTGGCGAGAACCGCTCACTGGTGCTCGACCTGGCGCCGGCCACGGTGAGCAGTCTGCAGTTGGAAGCGCTGGCGCAACGGCCCTTCCTGCCCTTGTCGCGGGCGACCGGCAAGCTGGTGGAATTCATGGCGGTAGCGCTGGCCGACACGCACGCGGGCGCTGCCACGCTACAGCATTGGGTACCGCTGCTGCTGGACACGCTCACGCAACAGGCCCCGCAGGCCCGGTCGCGGCTGCGCCTGATGCTGGCGCGGGTGGAAGCGCGTGCAGCCCATCCCTGGACGGTGGCGCAGATGGCCGATCTGGCCGCGATCTCGCCAAGCCGCCTGCATGAATGGTTCCGCGCCGAACTGGACACCTCACCCCGTGCCTGGCTGGCCGAAGTACGCGTGGCCCAGGCTTGCCAGCTCTTGCGTACCAGCCGCCTGCCGCTGGCGCAGATTGCCCAGCGCTGCGGCTATGGCGACCAGAGCGCGATGACGCACGCCCTGCGCAAGCTGCGCGGTACGACGCCATCGGCTTATCGCAAGAGCTATCTGGCCTGA